In a single window of the Dehalococcoidia bacterium genome:
- a CDS encoding zinc ribbon domain-containing protein yields the protein MPIYEYACEHCGDRFEKLRPMSAAGQPVPCPACGRPAGPLVSRLSRVTGAEEGAGDADLGAEPPAMPGHSHGHGHSHGPGGHMH from the coding sequence ATGCCGATCTATGAGTACGCCTGCGAACACTGCGGTGACCGCTTCGAGAAGCTACGGCCGATGAGCGCCGCCGGCCAGCCCGTGCCATGTCCCGCCTGCGGCCGTCCGGCAGGCCCGCTCGTCTCGCGCCTTTCACGCGTGACCGGCGCCGAGGAAGGCGCCGGCGACGCGGACCTGGGCGCGGAGCCACCGGCGATGCCCGGTCACTCGCACGGCCACGGTCATTCCCATGGACCGGGCGGCCACATGCACTGA